One Pochonia chlamydosporia 170 chromosome 5, whole genome shotgun sequence DNA segment encodes these proteins:
- a CDS encoding ATP-dependent RNA helicase ded1 (similar to Aspergillus terreus NIH2624 XP_001214616.1), which produces MAEQLNMGGLSLGDGQQPQRSYIPPHMRNRPGPPPGPPAGPPAGPPPAMNGGAPNGAPNGLNNSSWAGNNAGPGPGPGYGGRQNNWSNGPEGGAPPSFQNNRRGGWGGRGGGYSGGGHDGHSGGGYTARGSGDGQWRDGKHVPGPANPRLERELFGATVDDPSKQHTGINFEKYDDIPVEASGHDVPEAVLQFTTPPLDEHLCRNIELAHYKVPTPVQKYSIPIVMGGRDLMACAQTGSGKTGGFLFPILSQAFINGPSPVPANAAGQFGRQRKAYPTSLILAPTRELVSQIYDEARKFAYRSWVRPCVVYGGADIGSQLRQIERGCDLLVATPGRLVDLIERGRISLCNIKYLVLDEADRMLDMGFEPQIRRIVEGEDMPAVADRQTLMFSATFPRDIQMLARDFLKDYIFLSVGRVGSTSENITQKVEFVEDIDKRSVLLDILHTHAGGLTLIFVETKRMADSLSDFLINQSFPATSIHGDRTQRERERALEFFRNGRCPILVATAVAARGLDIPNVTHVINYDLPTDVDDYVHRIGRTGRAGNTGIATAFFNRGNRGIVRELMELLKEANQEVPAFLEAIARESSYGGGGRGGRSRGGGGRGTATRDFRKFGGGGGGGGFGGNSGGGFGGPPQSSGYGGGGFGGPQGGYGGGYGGGGGGGGGGYGNPGGPGAQSWW; this is translated from the exons ATGGCGGAACAACTTAACATGGGTGGCCTGAgccttggtgatggccagCAGCCCCAGCGCTCGTACATCCCGCCTCACATGCGAAACCGACCCGGTCCTCCTCCTGGTCCTCCTGCTGGCCCTCCTGCTGGCCCTCCCCCTGCTATGAATGGCGGTGCTCCCAACGGCGCCCCTAATGgcctcaacaacagctcTTGGGCTGG CAACAATGCTGGCCCCGGTCCCGGCCCCGGCTACGGTGGTCGCCAGAACAACTGGAGCAACGGACCCGAAGGTGGTGCTCCCCCGTCTTTCCAGAATAACCGTCGCGGAGGTTGGGGCGGTCGTGGAGGTGGTTACTCTGGCGGCGGTCACGATGGCCACTCCGGCGGTGGCTACACTGCCCGAGGCTCTGGTGATGGCCAGTGGCGCGATGGAAAGCACGTTCCTGGACCGGCTAACCCCCGTCTTGAGCGTGAGCTCTTCGGTGCCACAGTCGATGATCCTTCCAAGCAGCACACGGGCATCAACTTTGAGAAATACGACGACATTCCCGTTGAAGCCTCCGGTCATGATGTTCCCGAGGCTGTTCTTCAGTTTACCACTCCTCCTCTGGATGAACATCTCTGCCGCAACATCGAGCTGGCTCACTACAAGGTCCCCACACCTGTGCAGAAGTATTCCATCCCCATTGTTATGGGCGGACGTGATCTCATGGCTTGTGCTCAGACTGGTTCTGGCAAGACTGGTGGCTTCCTTTTCCCCATTCTTTCTCAGGCCTTCATCAACGGCCCTTCGCCTGTCCCGGCCAACGCTGCTGGCCAGTTTGGTCGTCAGCGCAAGGCCTACCCTACCTCTCTGATTCTTGCTCCCACCCGTGAGCTGGTCTCTCAAATCTATGACGAAGCTCGCAAATTTGCCTACCGATCCTGGGTTCGCCCCTGCGTCGTGTATGGTGGCGCCGATATTGGCTCCCAGCTTCGCCAGATTGAGCGAGGCTGTGACCTTTTGGTCGCTACTCCTGGTCGTCTGGTCGATCTTATTGAGCGTGGCCGCATCTCCCTCTGCAACATTAAGTATCTTGTATTGGATGAGGCTGATCGCATGCTTGACATGGGTTTCGAACCCCAGATTCGCCGCATCGTAGAGGGCGAGGACATGCCTGCCGTGGCTGACCGTCAAACTCTCATGTTTTCGGCCACCTTCCCTCGCGACATCCAGATGCTTGCCAGAGATTTCCTCAAGGACTACATCTTCTTGTCAGTTGGCCGTGTCGGTTCCACCTCTGAGAATATTACTCAGAAGGttgagtttgttgaggaCATTGACAAGCGATCCGTTCTCCTCGATATTCTCCACACTCACGCGGGCGGGTTGACACTCATTTTCGTTGAGACGAAGCGCATGGCTGACTCTCTGTCGGACTTCCTTATCAACCAGAGCTTCCCTGCCACGTCCATTCACGGTGATCGCACCCAGCGTGAGCGTGAGCGCGCCCTCGAGTTCTTCCGCAACGGTCGATGCCCCATCTTGGTTGCTACTGCCGTCGCCGCTCGTGGTCTTGATATCCCCAACGTCACTCACGTCATCAACTACGACTTGCCTACCGATGTCGATGACTACGTACACCGAATTGGTCGTACTGGTCGTGCAGGAAACACTGGCATTGCTACTGCTTTCTTCAACCGTGGCAACCGTGGTATTGTCCGTGAGCTCATGGAGCTTTTGAAAGAAGCCAACCAGGAGGTTCCCGCCTTCTTGGAGGCCATCGCTCGCGAATCCTCCTACGGTGGAGGTGGCCGTGGTGGTCGATCTcgtggaggtggtggtcgCGGCACTGCTACGCGTGACTTCCGTAAGttcggcggcggaggcggaggcggaggcttcggcggcaacagtggtggtggttttggtggcCCCCCTCAGAGCTCTGGctacggcggcggcggctttgGTGGTCCTCAGGGTGGTTATGGTGGTGGctacggcggcggcggcggcggcggcggcggtggttATGGCAACCCTGGCGGCCCTGGTGCCCAGTCTTGGTGGTAA
- a CDS encoding proteasome B-type subunit (similar to Metarhizium robertsii ARSEF 23 XP_007825387.1): protein MRGATILKAADDKTRALNKHTLMAFSGEAGDTVQFAEYIQRNAQLYSMRNETDLSPSGLAHFVRGELATSLRSRHPYNVNLLMGGVDPITGKPHLYWLDYLASLAEVPYAAHGYAQYYCLSILDKHHHPDITFVQGKKLLEMCTDELKRRLPIDFKGMVVKVIKADGIQEIQMDDDKVVKSA from the exons ATGCGTGGTGCAACCATTCTCAAGGCTGCAGATGACAAAACGAGAGCTCTGAACAAGCACACTTTGATGGCGTTTTCGGGAGAAGCCGGTGATACAG TGCAATTTGCCGAGTACATTCAAAGAAACGCTCAACTCTACTCGATGCGAAACGAGACCGATCTTTCACCCTCTGGCCTGGCACACTTTGTTCGTGGAGAGCTAGCAACAAGCTTGCGATCCCGTCACCCATACAATGTAAATCTGTTGATGGGAGGTGTTGACCCCATCACGGGCAAGCCGCACTTGTACTGGTTGGATTATTTGGCGTCATTGGCAGAGGTACCGTATGCTGCCCACGGCTATGCGCA ATACTACTGTTTGTCCATCCTGGATAAGCACCACCACCCCGACATCACGTTTGTACAGGGCAAAAAGCTTCTAGAGATGTGCACGGATGAGCTTAAGCGACGATTACCGATTGATTTCAAGGGCATGGTGGTCAAGGTGATCAAGGCTGATGGGATTCAAGAGATCCAGATGGATGACGACAAGGTTGTAAAGAGTGCTTAG
- a CDS encoding rRNA processing protein RRP9 (similar to Chaetomium globosum CBS 148.51 XP_001228974.1), which translates to MSSFFTIPGSQKKRKRTSVPEAPKKRVAGAKTSTSKAASRPNGATKRRVERDESISGSDSDDDENYDSPSDAGDDEDVEDRQSSDEEGETAAEKRLRLAERYLENVKEHVDEAGFDAADIDRDLIAERLQEDVAETKGRVYRQLAAQLAFNKASQTFFRSNTNSVTSIAACSPFVYTATKDLVLHKWRIQDLPQDQFPQTTKRKPKKPPAPPRKRPQLVAWIKGRKSKSKDRNYKRHTGQILAVAASPDGKYVVTGGEDKKLIIYEADTLTPIKVMTHHRDAVTGLAFRRGTNQLYSSSRDRTVKVWSLDELAYIETLFGHQDHVVDIDALAQERCVSVGARDRTARLWKVMEETQLVFRGGAVDRKNIPQGVDPRSLLHEGSMDRISMIDDDLFVTGSDNGAIALWSVTKKKPVYIQPLAHGLDPALDPLAASAEANPDAKKVVPAPTPRWITALRTIPYSDIILSGSWDGHVRVWKLTEDKKKIEQIGVLGDFADDYDNDSVEDAPTANGTAESHRPIPGVVNDIAVFERGERGKDGLCVVAAVAREHRFGRWKVFKDGVRNGGVVFEVSRIPTAEVNGNHEDAESVSDDDE; encoded by the coding sequence ATGTCGTCTTTTTTCACCATTCCTGGGTcccaaaagaagaggaagcggACCTCTGTCCCAGAAGCACCAAAGAAAAGAGTTGCCGGTGCCAaaacatccacatccaaaGCGGCCTCGAGACCAAATGGTGCCACCAAGCGAAGAGTCGAACGAGACGAGTCAATCTCTGGTAGCGACTCTGACGATGACGAAAATTACGACAGCCCCTCAGACGcaggcgacgatgaagacgTAGAGGATCGCCAGAGTtcagacgaagaaggcgaaaCCGCAGCCGAGAAACGACTTCGCCTAGCTGAGCGGTATCTGGAGAATGTCAAGGAGCACGTGGACGAAGCTGGCTTCGATGCAGCCGACATTGACCGCGATTTGATCGCCGAACGGCTAcaggaagatgttgctgaGACGAAAGGCAGGGTATACCGGCAACTAGCCGCGCAATTGGCATTCAACAAGGCGTCGCAAACTTTTTTCCGCTCCAATACCAACTCTGTTACATCCATCGCCGCATGCTCCCCGTTTGTATACACTGCGACAAAAGACCTGGTTCTACACAAATGGAGGATACAGGATTTACCCCAGGACCAATTCCCTCAAACAACCAAACGAAAACCCAAGAAGCCTCCTGCACCACCAAGAAAACGGCCCCAACTGGTGGCGTGGATCAAGGGCAGGAAGAGCAAAAGCAAGGACAGAAATTACAAGAGGCACACTGGGCAAATCTTGGCGGTTGCAGCATCTCCCGATGGCAAATATGTTGTGACGGGTGGCGAGGACAAGAAGTTGATTATCTACGAGGCTGACACCCTTACGCCAATAAAAGTCATGACACACCATCGAGATGCTGTTACAGGGCTGGCGTTCCGCCGAGGTACCAACCAACTTTATTCATCGTCAAGAGACAGGACTGTAAAGGTATGGAGCCTGGATGAACTGGCCTACATTGAGACGTTGTTTGGTCACCAAGACCACGTCGTCGACATTGACGCCCTTGCGCAAGAGCGCTGCGTCTCCGTTGGCGCACGAGATCGGACGGCCCGGCTATGGAAAGTCATGGAGGAGACGCAACTCGTTTTCCGTGGTGGAGCGGTCGACAGGAAGAACATTCCACAAGGGGTCGATCCCCGGTCACTTCTCCACGAAGGAAGCATGGACCGCATTTCCATGATCGACGACGACCTCTTTGTCACCGGAAGCGATAACGGGGCAATTGCCCTTTGGAGTgtcaccaagaagaagccagTTTATATCCAGCCACTTGCACATGGCCTTGATCCCGCCCTAGATCCTCTGGCCGCCTCCGCAGAGGCCAATCCCGACGCGAAAAAGGTTGTTCCCGCTCCCACGCCACGATGGATAACCGCCCTCAGAACGATACCCTACTCAGACATCATCCTCAGTGGTAGCTGGGACGGACATGTCCGTGTATGGAAGCTCAccgaggacaagaagaagattgagcAGATTGGTGTCCTGGGCGACTTCGCCGACGACTACGATAACGACTCAGTTGAAGATGCTCCTACAGCGAACGGCACAGCAGAGTCACATCGGCCCATACCTGGAGTGGTGAATGACATTGCCGTGTTTGAACGAGGTGAACGGGGCAAGGATGGACTTTGtgtcgttgctgctgtggcaCGGGAACACCGCTTTGGAAGGTGGAAAGTGTTCAAGGATGGTGTGCGTAATGGCGGCGTGGTATTTGAGGTGTCGAGGATACCTACCGCGGAAGTGAATGGGAACCATGAGGATGCGGAATCGGTttctgatgacgacgagtGA
- a CDS encoding phenazine biosynthesis protein (similar to Verticillium alfalfae VaMs.102 XP_003001761.1), with amino-acid sequence MSLPYWIIDVFSTTPYKGNPLAIVDNTTANLSTTQLKLITRQFNLSETTFFSKPSKAEATYRLRSFLPDGREVFGAGHNILGVWWFLASSGRLDLTSPKAVREDGTEEHVVFQELGTDVLPVTILKKGSEFSVALRQAPPQAHGVHPEPASLAASIGLSADEVGVAVNGPKGQVQLQPQVMSTSTTHHLLVPVSSVDALNKVSVQKDKLLEQLALVDKRAYGLFLFTPVEGKGERPSFQARFFSPGMSGEDPATGSAAGPFSAYLYKSGALAVDGDVGEIEVHQGLRVGRHCIIRVRIETAGELGVDLLGGGVEVADGTIRVPGEELGF; translated from the coding sequence ATGTCTTTACCATACTGGATCATCGACGTCTTCTCTACGACTCCCTACAAGGGCAATCCTCTTGCCATTGtggacaacaccaccgccaacttGTCAACCACACAGCTCAAACTGATTACTCGACAATTCAACCTCTCTGAAACAACCTTCTTTTCAAAACCGTCCAAAGCGGAGGCAACATATCGTCTTCGTTCATTCCTACCTGATGGAAGGGAAGTTTTTGGCGCCGGACACAACATCCTTGGTGTATGGTGGTTCCTCGCATCCTCAGGGAGACTGGATTTGACTAGTCCAAAGGCTGTGCGTGAGGATGGCACAGAGGAGCATGTTGTTTTTCAGGAATTGGGAACAGATGTTTTGCCAGTAACCATATTGAAGAAGGGGTCTGAATTCTCAGTTGCTCTGCGACAAGCTCCCCCACAGGCACATGGTGTTCATCCCGAACCAGCAAGTCTAGCAGCCAGCATTGGATTATCCGCcgatgaagttggtgttgctgtcaatggccCCAAGGGACAAGTCCAGCTTCAACCTCAAGTCATGTCAACTTCGACCACGCATCATCTCCTCGTTCCAGTGTCGTCAGTTGATGCCTTGAACAAGGTTTCCGTTCAAAAGGATAAGTTGCTCGAACAGCTGGCTCTGGTGGATAAGCGTGCCTACGGACTCTTTTTGTTCACGCCAGTGGAGGGTAAGGGCGAGAGACCGTCATTCCAGGCCCGTTTCTTTAGCCCCGGGATGTCGGGTGAGGATCCTGCTACGGGGAGTGCGGCTGGGCCTTTCTCTGCCTATCTCTATAAGAGCGGTGCTTTGGCAgtggatggggatgttggCGAGATTGAGGTCCATCAAGGATTGAGGGTTGGTAGACACTGTATTATTCGGGTTAGAATTGAGACTGCAGGCGAGCTTGGTGTTGATCTTTTGGGAGGGGGTGTTGAGGTTGCGGATGGGACGATTCGTGTTCCTGGCGAGGAGTTGGGGTTTTGA
- a CDS encoding target SNARE coiled-coil domain-containing protein (similar to Metarhizium robertsii ARSEF 23 XP_007825385.1): MMSSTNEEDPFLQVQQDVLAQLSSTRPLFASYLRIRSLTNTPSSPELASARSDLEDALSTLAEDLSDLVASVQAIESNPSQYGISSTEVSRRKRLVQEVGGEIEDMREELAKKIDHQPHHREHLPDPDSFAVGDGDGDAYAELEHQQQLEMMREQDEHLDGVFQTVGNLRQQADAMGREIEEQNEMVDEFNQTADRVGGTLQVGMQKLQHVVTKNEDKWSSCCIAVLIFVLILLLILLLVL, from the exons ATGATGTCGTCCACCAACGAGGAGGATCCCttcctccaagtccaaca GGACGTCCTCGCCCAACTCTCATCCACCCGCCCCCTCTTCGCCTCCTACCTCCGCATCCGCTCCCTCACCAACACCCCCTCGTCCCCCGAACTCGCCTCCGCCCGCAGCGACCTCGAGGACGCGCTGTCCACCCTCGCCGAAGACCTGTCCGACCTCGTCGCCTCCGTGCAGGCCATCGAGTCCAACCCCTCACAATATGGCATCTCCTCCACCGAAGTCTCCCGACGCAAGCGCCTCGTCCAAGAGGTCGGCGGCGAAATCGAAGACATGCGCGAGGAGCTCGCCAAGAAAATTGACCACCAGCCCCATCACAGAGAACACCTCCCCGATCCGGATTCGTTTGCCgttggcgacggcgacggcgacgccTACGCCGAGCTCgagcaccagcagcagctggagatgatgcgCGAGCAGGACGAGCATCTGGACGGGGTGTTCCAGACGGTCGGCAACTTGAGACAGCAGGCGGATGCGATGGGGAGGGAGATAGAGGAGCAGAATGAGATGGTGGACGAGTTCAACCAAACGGCTGATAGGGTGGGCGGCACGCTGCAGGTGGGAATGCAAAAGCTGCAGCATGTGGTGACGAAGAATGAGGACAAGTGGAGTAGTTGCTGTATTGCCGTGTTGATATTTGTCCTGATCTTGCTGTTGATTCTTTTGCTGGTTTTGTAG